TTTACTGATCTTCTTAGTAAGTTGTTTTAACCCAAGCTTACTCAGTATCGTGATGCTCGGGGTATTTATGACGGTGGCAGGCATTGGTTTTACTGGGCCGAATGCCATGGCATTGGCAATGTCGAAACAAGGCAATCGTGCAGGCACAGCCAGTGCAATTATGGGCAGTGCGCAATTTGCATGTGGATTGTTGGGTGGTGTGCTGTTGAATTTCTTGTTTGGCTCAGCCTTAATGGATATGGCGATATTGATGCTGATCTTTACTGGTTTGGGCTGTGTGGCTATTTTCAAATTGAGTAAAAGCTTGCAACATGCCTAAGTACATTTGAAAATTGTTCAATCAAAAAGAGCCGAAGGGCTCTTTTTTAGATTTGAAATTAGATCGATGATCGAGTTAATGGATATCGTTTTAAAGGCAACCTAATCTAGAAACACGGAGAAATTTTCTACGGGTTCACGCGGAGTCACAAAAGTATTGATGATATGTTCGGGGTCAGCATAACCCAATGCCATAGCACAGACCAATTCTTCATTGTCAGGTGCACCGAGCACATCGAGTACAATGCGATGAAAATGATTCCATGCCGCTTGTGGACAGGTGTCTAAACCACGTGCTTTGGCAGCAATCATGACATTTTGAATCATCATGGAAATATCCATTTTTGCACCAATGCCCATGGCTTTGTTGACCGTGAAAAATAAACCGACTGGCGCATCAAACAGTTGATAGTTACGCAGTTGCTGTGCTGCCATTTTCTCTTTGTCACCTTTTTGAATGCCAAGTAGACCATAGAGCCCCCAACCATTTTCACGACGACGATCAATATACGGTGAAATCCATGTTTCAGGGTAATAGGCAAAGGTTTCAGTATACTGCGCAGCACGTTCAGGCTGTTGAAATAATTCGATTTGCGCGGCACACACCCGCTCAATCATCTCAGCACGTTTTTTTCCAGTGATCACATAGACTTTCCACGGTTGGGTATTGGTGCCTGAGGGAGCGCGTGCGGCGACTGTTAAAATGTCTTTTACAATCTGTAGATCAACTGCTTTGTCTAAGTAAGCACGAATCGATTGACGCGAGCTAATCGCTTGGTCTACCAGTTGAACTTGGTCAGAACACATAAAAACTCCGATTAAAATTATTATTTCCTTGGGTATACGCTATATACCATAGTCTTATTTGTAGTGTCATTTTCAAAGCATGACTGGGGCTAACGCACAGATATATCAAATATTTTGAATTAGTAAGCTGAAATTGTTCTTGAGATTCCAATAAATCTTGAAAATACGTATTTTAATATTGATCATTAATTGTTAGATTAGGTTATGTGTTATACACATAATGTTACGTAGTAAAATTTAGCAACAAAATAATTTTTTGGAAAAAATGCAGTGAGTGCATGTTTTTTAAAGGAAAAAGCCTTTAAGCCAAACAATACGTTTAACGTCGAGATATGACGAGAAACCAGATGCACGGATATGCACCTTTTACACTTTGGAGTTTTTGATGAGTCAATTCATTCGCAGTCAATCGTTAATTCAAAAAGGTTTAGCTGTCGCCGTAACT
The sequence above is drawn from the Acinetobacter lanii genome and encodes:
- a CDS encoding nitroreductase; translated protein: MCSDQVQLVDQAISSRQSIRAYLDKAVDLQIVKDILTVAARAPSGTNTQPWKVYVITGKKRAEMIERVCAAQIELFQQPERAAQYTETFAYYPETWISPYIDRRRENGWGLYGLLGIQKGDKEKMAAQQLRNYQLFDAPVGLFFTVNKAMGIGAKMDISMMIQNVMIAAKARGLDTCPQAAWNHFHRIVLDVLGAPDNEELVCAMALGYADPEHIINTFVTPREPVENFSVFLD